The following are encoded together in the Xanthomonas vesicatoria ATCC 35937 genome:
- a CDS encoding OmpA family protein, giving the protein MNKKILTAALLGGLAVAQAASAQEFDDRWYLTGSAGFNFQDSDRLTNDAPFVTLGLGKFVSPNWSIDGELNYQNPNFDANQDQNWSQYGISFDLRRHFIQEGRGWNPYLLFGLGYQRSEEEFDATPNPVSPGQQKDGNFAAKAGVGLQTTFDKRVAVRAELAYRADFNDQSVAAPQEDWFGDVLASVGVVIPLGPAPSTAPPPAPAPVAPSCADLDDDGDGVNNCDDKCPASQPGQTIGPDGCPVPVSIDLKGVNFDFNKSTLRPDAQSILSEATEILKRYPDLKVEVAGHTDSKGTDAYNQKLSERRATTVYDYLTKNGVDASRLVGPIGYGESRPIAPNANPDGSDNPEGRAKNRRTELNVQN; this is encoded by the coding sequence ATGAACAAGAAAATTCTCACTGCCGCGTTGCTCGGCGGTCTGGCAGTTGCCCAGGCTGCGTCCGCGCAGGAGTTCGATGACCGTTGGTACCTGACCGGTAGCGCTGGCTTCAACTTCCAGGACAGCGATCGTCTGACCAATGATGCTCCGTTCGTCACCCTCGGCCTGGGCAAGTTTGTCAGCCCGAACTGGTCGATCGACGGTGAACTGAACTATCAGAACCCGAACTTCGATGCCAACCAGGATCAGAACTGGAGCCAGTACGGCATCTCGTTCGACCTGCGTCGCCACTTCATTCAGGAAGGCCGCGGCTGGAACCCCTACCTGCTGTTCGGTCTGGGCTACCAGCGTTCGGAAGAAGAATTCGACGCGACTCCGAACCCGGTTTCGCCGGGCCAGCAGAAGGACGGCAACTTTGCCGCCAAGGCTGGTGTCGGTCTGCAGACCACCTTCGACAAGCGCGTCGCCGTGCGTGCTGAACTGGCCTACCGCGCTGACTTCAACGACCAGAGCGTTGCTGCTCCGCAGGAAGACTGGTTCGGCGACGTGCTGGCTTCGGTCGGTGTCGTGATCCCGTTGGGACCGGCTCCGTCGACCGCTCCGCCGCCGGCTCCGGCTCCGGTTGCTCCGAGCTGCGCAGACCTGGATGACGACGGTGACGGCGTCAACAACTGCGACGACAAGTGCCCGGCTTCGCAGCCTGGCCAGACCATCGGTCCGGACGGCTGCCCGGTTCCTGTGTCGATCGACCTGAAGGGCGTGAACTTCGACTTCAACAAGTCGACCCTGCGTCCGGACGCACAGTCCATCCTGAGCGAAGCGACCGAGATCCTGAAGCGTTACCCCGACCTGAAGGTCGAGGTTGCCGGTCACACCGACTCGAAGGGTACCGACGCGTACAACCAGAAGCTGTCCGAGCGTCGTGCGACCACCGTGTACGACTACCTGACCAAGAACGGCGTTGATGCGTCGCGTCTGGTCGGCCCGATCGGCTACGGCGAAAGCCGCCCGATTGCTCCGAACGCCAACCCGGATGGTTCCGACAATCCGGAAGGTCGTGCGAAGAACCGTCGTACCGAGCTGAACGTCCAGAACTAA
- a CDS encoding pseudouridine synthase, producing MTRRPPPATSRHRKRGSAAAPTRLAPNSAAGSATTAPRHGLARVLSKLGVCSRTEAARWIAEGRVSVDARVIHDPEFPIRADQHEAITVDGQPLAGPARVYLMLNKPRGVVTTVRDEQGRDTVYRCFDGAGLPWIAPVGRLDKASEGLLLFSNDPQWAAAVTDPAIGPDKTYHVQVDCRPGAEQLAQLQAGVIDPAPDGDGALLRAKQVRLLREGERNAWLEIVLDEGRNRQIRRLLAAVDIGVLRLVRVAIGPLAMGELGKGAWRMLSAAEVLALTSAPASAPDAR from the coding sequence ATGACCCGGCGTCCTCCGCCGGCCACGTCCCGGCATCGCAAGCGTGGGTCGGCGGCGGCACCGACCCGCTTGGCGCCTAACTCGGCGGCGGGATCGGCAACCACCGCGCCACGCCATGGGCTGGCGCGGGTGTTGTCCAAGCTGGGTGTGTGTTCGCGCACCGAGGCGGCACGCTGGATCGCCGAGGGGCGGGTCAGCGTGGATGCGCGGGTGATCCACGACCCCGAATTCCCGATCCGTGCCGACCAGCACGAGGCGATCACGGTCGATGGCCAACCATTGGCCGGGCCTGCGCGGGTCTACCTGATGCTCAACAAGCCGCGTGGCGTGGTCACAACGGTGCGCGACGAGCAGGGCAGGGACACGGTGTATCGCTGTTTCGATGGCGCCGGCCTGCCATGGATCGCGCCGGTGGGGCGCCTGGACAAGGCCAGCGAGGGCCTGCTGCTTTTCAGTAACGACCCGCAATGGGCGGCGGCGGTGACCGATCCGGCCATCGGCCCGGACAAGACCTATCACGTGCAGGTCGATTGCCGCCCTGGCGCCGAGCAGCTGGCGCAGTTGCAGGCCGGGGTGATCGATCCCGCTCCCGACGGTGATGGCGCATTGCTGCGTGCCAAGCAGGTGCGCCTGCTACGCGAGGGCGAGCGCAATGCGTGGCTGGAAATCGTGCTGGACGAAGGCCGCAACCGACAGATCCGTCGGCTGCTGGCTGCAGTGGACATCGGGGTGCTACGGCTGGTGCGCGTGGCGATCGGGCCGCTGGCAATGGGCGAGCTGGGCAAAGGCGCCTGGCGGATGCTCAGCGCGGCGGAAGTCCTGGCGCTGACGTCGGCTCCCGCCAGCGCGCCAGACGCACGCTGA
- the kbl gene encoding glycine C-acetyltransferase — translation MTRPPAALTAHYAAELDSIQSQGLFKSERIITGPQSARITLADGRSVLNFCANNYLGLADHPEIIQAAKDALDTHGFGMASVRFICGTQDLHKQLERTIADFFGTEDTILYAACFDANGGLFEPLLGEHDAIISDALNHASIIDGVRLCKAKRFRYANCDMADLEAQLQAADAAGCKTKLITSDGVFSMDGFIAPLDEITALARKYNALVHIDECHATGFLGATGRGSAEVKGVLDRIDIFTGTLGKAMGGALGGFTTAKREVIELLRQRSRPYLFSNSLPPHVVAAGIKAFDMLEAAGELRTQLVENTRYFRERMTAAGFDLKPGVHPISPVMLYDAPLAQKFAERLLEEGIYAIGFFFPVVPKGQARIRTQISAAHTREHLDQAIDAFIKIGRELDVIKA, via the coding sequence ATGACCCGTCCGCCTGCCGCGCTCACCGCCCATTACGCCGCCGAACTGGACTCCATCCAGTCCCAGGGTCTGTTCAAGTCCGAGCGCATCATCACCGGCCCGCAGTCGGCGCGGATCACCCTGGCCGACGGCCGCAGCGTGCTCAACTTCTGCGCCAACAACTATCTGGGCCTGGCCGACCACCCGGAGATCATCCAGGCCGCCAAGGACGCGCTGGATACGCACGGTTTCGGCATGGCCTCGGTGCGTTTCATCTGCGGCACCCAGGATCTGCATAAGCAGCTTGAGCGCACCATCGCCGACTTCTTCGGCACCGAGGACACCATCCTCTATGCGGCTTGTTTCGATGCCAATGGTGGCCTGTTCGAGCCATTGCTCGGCGAGCACGATGCCATCATTTCCGACGCGCTCAACCATGCCTCCATCATCGACGGCGTGCGTCTGTGCAAGGCCAAGCGCTTCCGCTACGCCAACTGCGACATGGCCGACCTGGAAGCGCAGCTGCAGGCTGCGGATGCGGCCGGCTGCAAGACCAAGTTGATCACCAGCGACGGCGTGTTCTCAATGGACGGCTTCATCGCCCCGCTGGACGAAATCACCGCGTTGGCGCGCAAGTACAACGCGCTGGTACATATCGACGAATGTCACGCCACCGGCTTTCTCGGCGCTACCGGCCGCGGCTCGGCCGAGGTCAAGGGGGTGCTGGACCGGATCGACATCTTCACCGGCACCCTGGGCAAGGCGATGGGCGGCGCGCTGGGCGGTTTCACCACCGCCAAGCGCGAGGTGATCGAATTGCTGCGCCAGCGCTCGCGCCCTTACCTGTTTTCCAACTCGCTGCCGCCGCACGTGGTGGCCGCAGGCATCAAGGCATTCGACATGTTGGAAGCGGCCGGCGAGCTGCGCACGCAACTAGTCGAAAACACCCGCTATTTCCGCGAACGCATGACCGCCGCCGGCTTCGACCTCAAGCCCGGCGTGCATCCGATCAGCCCGGTGATGCTCTACGACGCGCCGCTGGCGCAGAAGTTCGCCGAGCGCCTGCTGGAAGAAGGCATCTACGCAATTGGCTTCTTCTTCCCGGTGGTGCCCAAGGGCCAGGCGCGTATCCGCACCCAGATCAGCGCTGCGCATACCCGCGAGCATCTGGATCAGGCCATCGACGCCTTCATCAAGATCGGCCGCGAACTGGACGTCATCAAGGCCTGA
- a CDS encoding sulfate ABC transporter substrate-binding protein: MSFHRPRDAAQHGMLAVQLRPPARRSFVTYPHIRFASLFCALLSLAGPAGARNIELLNVSYDPTREFYRDYNTAFAAQWKQQHPQDTVAVETSHGGSGKQARAVIDGIEADVVTLALAYDVDAIAQKAKLIDTDWEKRLPDNSAPYTSTIVFLVRKGNPKNIKDWPDLLRSGVSVVTPNPKTSGGARWNYLAAWAYADHIFKGDRERILRYMQALFRNVPVLDTGARGATTTFVQRGIGDVLLAWENEALLAREELGKDKFEIVVPKLSILAEPSVALVDKNVDKHGTRDVAEAYLRYLYAPEGQKLAAKHFYRPRHREYADPADLARFPDIKLVTIQQAFGSWDKAQQEHFADGGLFDQIQAKK, translated from the coding sequence ATGTCATTTCACCGCCCGCGTGACGCTGCGCAGCATGGCATGCTTGCTGTTCAGCTGCGCCCACCGGCCAGGAGATCGTTTGTGACATACCCCCATATCCGTTTTGCGTCCCTGTTTTGCGCCCTGCTGTCCCTGGCCGGCCCGGCAGGTGCGCGCAACATCGAGCTGCTCAATGTGAGCTACGACCCCACCCGTGAGTTCTACCGGGACTACAACACCGCCTTCGCCGCGCAGTGGAAGCAGCAGCATCCGCAGGACACGGTTGCCGTCGAGACATCGCATGGTGGTTCCGGCAAGCAGGCGCGCGCGGTCATTGACGGGATCGAAGCGGACGTGGTGACGCTGGCGCTGGCCTATGACGTGGATGCCATCGCGCAGAAGGCCAAGCTGATCGATACCGATTGGGAGAAGCGCCTGCCCGACAATAGCGCGCCCTATACCTCCACGATCGTGTTCCTGGTACGCAAGGGCAACCCGAAGAACATCAAGGATTGGCCGGACCTGCTGCGCTCGGGGGTGTCGGTGGTGACCCCCAACCCCAAGACCTCCGGGGGCGCGCGCTGGAACTATCTGGCCGCCTGGGCCTATGCCGACCACATCTTCAAGGGCGACCGCGAACGTATCCTGCGCTATATGCAGGCGTTGTTCCGCAACGTGCCGGTGCTGGACACCGGCGCACGCGGCGCCACCACGACCTTCGTGCAGCGCGGCATCGGCGATGTGCTGCTGGCCTGGGAAAACGAGGCGCTGCTGGCGCGGGAAGAGCTGGGCAAAGACAAGTTCGAGATCGTGGTGCCGAAGTTGTCGATCCTGGCCGAGCCGTCGGTGGCGCTGGTCGACAAGAACGTCGACAAGCATGGCACCCGCGATGTAGCCGAAGCCTACCTGCGCTATCTGTATGCGCCCGAAGGCCAGAAGCTGGCCGCCAAGCATTTCTATCGCCCGCGTCACCGCGAATATGCCGACCCGGCGGACCTGGCCCGCTTCCCGGACATCAAGCTGGTCACCATCCAGCAGGCGTTCGGCTCCTGGGATAAGGCACAGCAGGAACACTTTGCCGATGGTGGCCTGTTCGACCAGATCCAGGCCAAGAAGTAG
- the cysT gene encoding sulfate ABC transporter permease subunit CysT, with protein sequence MQTSVARPTSPSRRRVMPGLGLSLGITLTWLGLIVLIPLLGIFIKTSGLGWEGLWKVWSEPRVLSALRVSFGTAFAAGAFNAVMGTWVAWVFVRYQFPGKRLFDAVIDLPFALPTAVAGIALTALYGGNGWVGRWLEAIGIKVAYTQLGIVLALVFVGLPFVVRVVQPVLAESERELEAAAATLGASRWQTVWRVVLPGLWPAVLTGFALAFARGVGEYGSVIFIAGNLPNSTEIAPLLITIRLEEFDYAGATAIAAAMLLLSFVILLLVNTLQARLLRYQRRSA encoded by the coding sequence ATGCAGACGTCGGTTGCACGCCCAACGTCGCCATCGCGCCGACGCGTGATGCCGGGGCTGGGCCTGAGTCTGGGGATCACCCTGACCTGGCTGGGCCTGATAGTGCTGATCCCGCTGCTGGGGATCTTCATCAAGACCAGCGGGCTGGGCTGGGAAGGCTTGTGGAAGGTCTGGAGCGAGCCGCGCGTGCTGTCGGCGCTGCGGGTGAGCTTTGGCACGGCGTTCGCGGCGGGCGCATTCAATGCGGTGATGGGCACCTGGGTGGCGTGGGTGTTCGTGCGCTATCAGTTTCCGGGCAAGCGCTTGTTCGATGCGGTGATCGACCTACCGTTTGCGTTGCCGACGGCAGTTGCCGGCATTGCGCTGACCGCGCTGTATGGCGGCAACGGTTGGGTCGGCCGCTGGCTGGAGGCGATCGGCATCAAGGTGGCCTACACCCAGCTGGGTATCGTGCTGGCGTTGGTGTTTGTCGGCCTGCCGTTCGTGGTGCGGGTGGTGCAGCCGGTGCTGGCCGAGAGCGAGCGTGAGCTGGAAGCTGCCGCCGCCACGTTGGGCGCCTCGCGCTGGCAGACGGTGTGGCGGGTGGTCTTGCCGGGGCTGTGGCCGGCGGTGCTAACCGGGTTTGCGCTGGCGTTTGCGCGCGGAGTGGGCGAATACGGCTCGGTGATCTTCATCGCCGGCAACCTGCCCAATTCCACCGAGATCGCGCCGCTGCTGATCACCATCCGGCTGGAAGAGTTCGACTATGCCGGTGCCACCGCAATTGCAGCTGCGATGTTGCTGCTGTCGTTCGTGATCCTGCTGCTGGTCAATACGCTGCAGGCACGCCTGCTGCGCTATCAACGGAGGTCCGCATGA
- the cysW gene encoding sulfate ABC transporter permease subunit CysW, whose protein sequence is MSDAVSSLPAMLQTRQMTEQARRITDSATNEPRWVQWLMILGALVFLLAFLLLPLVLVFAEALRGGWETFLRAVVDPDALSAIKLTLLVTAIVLPLNLIFGVAAAWAISKHQFWGKRLLVSLIDLPFSVSPVVAGLIFVLIFGRSGWAWPLIDEGWRVQLPALGEFVIQLPRIVFALPGIVLATTFVTFPFIARELMPLMEQQGSDEELAALSLGANGWQMFWRVTLPNIRWGLLYGVLLCAARAMGEFGAVSVVSGHIRGRTNTLPLHVEILYNEYAYSAAFACASLLALTALLTLALKTYLEWRHGDSLAANHRH, encoded by the coding sequence ATGAGCGATGCTGTTTCATCGCTGCCCGCCATGTTGCAGACCCGCCAGATGACAGAACAGGCACGCCGCATCACTGATTCGGCCACCAACGAGCCGCGCTGGGTGCAGTGGCTGATGATTCTGGGGGCGCTGGTCTTTCTGCTGGCGTTCTTGCTGCTGCCGCTGGTGCTGGTGTTTGCCGAAGCGCTGCGCGGGGGCTGGGAAACGTTTCTGCGTGCAGTGGTCGACCCGGACGCGCTGTCGGCGATCAAGCTGACGCTGCTGGTGACGGCGATCGTGTTGCCATTGAATCTGATCTTCGGCGTTGCCGCCGCGTGGGCCATCAGCAAACATCAGTTCTGGGGCAAACGCTTGCTGGTCAGCCTGATCGACCTGCCTTTTTCGGTGTCGCCCGTGGTGGCGGGTTTGATCTTCGTGCTGATCTTCGGGCGCAGCGGCTGGGCCTGGCCGTTGATCGACGAAGGCTGGCGCGTGCAACTGCCGGCGCTGGGCGAATTTGTGATCCAGCTGCCGCGGATCGTGTTCGCGCTGCCGGGCATCGTGCTGGCGACGACCTTCGTCACCTTCCCGTTCATTGCGCGCGAGTTGATGCCGCTGATGGAGCAGCAGGGCAGCGACGAAGAACTGGCCGCGCTCAGCCTGGGTGCAAATGGCTGGCAGATGTTCTGGCGCGTGACCTTGCCCAATATCCGCTGGGGTCTGTTGTATGGGGTACTGCTGTGCGCGGCACGCGCGATGGGCGAGTTCGGCGCAGTGTCGGTGGTATCCGGGCATATCCGCGGGCGCACCAATACGCTGCCGCTACATGTGGAAATTCTTTACAACGAATACGCCTACAGCGCCGCATTCGCGTGCGCGTCGCTGCTGGCATTGACCGCGCTGCTGACGCTGGCGTTGAAGACGTATCTGGAATGGCGGCACGGCGATTCGCTGGCCGCCAACCACCGCCACTGA
- a CDS encoding sulfate/molybdate ABC transporter ATP-binding protein — MGIRIHRLRKQFETFTALDDITLDVRQGELLALLGPSGSGKTTLLRIMAGLEHADGGQVLFGDEDATRMSVQSRRVGFVFQHYALFKHMDVFENIAFGLRVRRGNERWAEARIRARVEELLALVQLQGLEQRYPTQLSGGQRQRVALARALAIEPRVLLLDEPFGALDAQVRRDLRRWLRALHEQTGLTTVFVTHDQEEALELADRVAILNRGRIEQLDTPAMIYDKPASPFVYSFVGAVNRIPGVLAQGQIQVAGHALPAANAALAAGPVEVYVRPEDLVPDDAGWPATVAWSQRSGPRLRLRATLQPAGNEVEVELPASAGSFEPGQQLRLAARHYGVFPADAGR, encoded by the coding sequence ATGGGCATTCGTATCCACCGCTTGCGCAAGCAGTTCGAGACCTTCACCGCTCTGGACGACATCACTCTGGATGTGCGTCAGGGCGAGTTGCTGGCCTTGCTCGGCCCCTCCGGTTCGGGCAAGACCACGCTACTGCGGATCATGGCCGGGCTGGAGCACGCCGATGGCGGGCAGGTGCTGTTCGGCGATGAAGATGCCACCCGGATGAGCGTGCAGTCGCGCCGGGTCGGCTTCGTGTTTCAGCACTATGCGTTGTTCAAGCATATGGACGTGTTCGAGAACATCGCCTTCGGGCTGCGGGTACGCCGCGGCAACGAGCGCTGGGCCGAGGCGCGCATCCGTGCGCGGGTGGAAGAGCTGCTGGCGCTGGTGCAATTGCAGGGCCTGGAGCAGCGCTACCCGACACAGCTATCGGGCGGGCAGCGTCAGCGTGTGGCACTGGCGCGTGCGTTGGCGATCGAGCCGCGTGTGCTGCTGCTGGACGAACCATTCGGCGCACTGGATGCGCAGGTGCGCCGTGATCTGCGTCGCTGGCTGCGCGCGCTGCATGAGCAGACCGGTTTGACCACGGTGTTCGTGACCCATGACCAGGAAGAAGCACTGGAACTGGCCGACCGTGTCGCCATCCTCAACCGTGGCCGCATCGAGCAACTCGACACCCCGGCGATGATCTACGACAAGCCCGCTTCGCCATTCGTGTATTCGTTCGTGGGCGCGGTGAACCGCATTCCCGGTGTGCTGGCGCAAGGACAGATCCAGGTTGCAGGCCACGCGTTGCCTGCCGCCAATGCAGCGCTGGCGGCCGGCCCGGTCGAGGTGTACGTGCGGCCGGAGGATCTGGTACCCGACGACGCCGGCTGGCCGGCCACGGTGGCCTGGTCGCAGCGCAGCGGCCCACGGCTGCGGCTGCGCGCCACACTGCAGCCGGCAGGCAACGAGGTGGAGGTGGAACTACCGGCCTCGGCAGGAAGCTTCGAACCCGGCCAGCAGTTGCGACTGGCCGCACGACACTACGGCGTATTTCCGGCTGACGCAGGTCGATAG
- a CDS encoding TorF family putative porin, with product MKPYPLACCLSLLLLGVAPLAQAQDEDAPASPLSGTFAVTSDYLFRGISQTNEEPAFQAGLTYKLPYGFYVGTWTSNVDYGAGDPDWEVDGFVGYNTDLSTNFNLDVMVNRYQYLGAGASNYAELITKTTFLKTYSLTVAYTNDLYGTDTDGYYYALDANWTLPHDFTVGAHAGHSIYTSALSQVDHDYNDFGVNVGKTFGPLGLTVGYYDTSEAAEFGFGRQNSQNHLVATATVTWP from the coding sequence ATGAAGCCTTACCCGCTCGCTTGTTGTCTGTCGTTACTGCTGTTGGGTGTGGCGCCGCTTGCACAGGCGCAGGACGAAGACGCGCCCGCCTCGCCGCTCAGCGGTACCTTTGCGGTGACCAGCGATTACCTGTTTCGCGGTATCTCGCAAACTAACGAAGAACCCGCATTCCAGGCTGGGCTGACCTACAAACTGCCGTACGGATTCTACGTCGGCACCTGGACCTCCAACGTCGATTACGGCGCCGGTGATCCGGATTGGGAAGTGGACGGCTTTGTCGGCTACAACACCGACCTCAGCACCAATTTCAACCTGGACGTGATGGTGAACCGCTATCAATACCTGGGTGCCGGAGCCTCCAACTATGCCGAGCTGATCACCAAGACCACGTTCCTGAAAACCTACAGCCTGACCGTTGCTTACACCAACGATCTGTACGGCACCGACACCGACGGGTACTACTACGCGCTGGATGCCAACTGGACGTTGCCGCACGACTTCACCGTTGGCGCGCACGCCGGGCACAGCATCTACACCTCCGCGCTGAGCCAGGTGGATCACGATTACAACGACTTCGGCGTGAACGTGGGCAAGACCTTCGGCCCGCTGGGTCTGACTGTGGGCTATTACGACACCAGCGAAGCAGCCGAATTCGGCTTCGGGCGGCAGAATTCGCAGAACCATCTGGTGGCGACTGCAACGGTTACCTGGCCGTGA
- the tdh gene encoding L-threonine 3-dehydrogenase, producing the protein MAQTMKALVKREANKGIWLEQVPVPTPGPNEVLIKLEKTAICGTDLHIYLWDEWSQRTITPGLTIGHEFVGRVAELGSAVTGYQVGQRVSAEGHIVCGHCRNCRGGRPHLCPNTVGIGVNVNGAFAEYMVMPASNLWPIPDQIPSELAAFFDPYGNAAHCALEFDVIGEDVLITGAGPIGIIAAGICKHIGARNVVVTDVNDFRLKLAADMGATRVVNVSNTSLKEVMKDLHMEGFDVGLEMSGNPRAFNDMLDCMYHGGKIAMLGIMPRGAGCDWDKIIFKGLTVQGIYGRKMYETWYKMTQLVLSGFPLQKVLTHQLPIDDFQKGFDLMEEGKAGKVVLSWN; encoded by the coding sequence ATGGCGCAGACGATGAAGGCGCTGGTCAAGCGCGAAGCGAACAAAGGCATCTGGCTGGAGCAGGTCCCCGTACCCACGCCCGGCCCCAACGAGGTGCTGATCAAGCTGGAAAAGACCGCCATTTGCGGCACCGATCTGCATATCTACCTGTGGGACGAGTGGAGCCAGCGCACCATCACGCCTGGCCTGACCATCGGCCATGAATTCGTCGGCCGCGTGGCCGAGCTCGGTTCGGCGGTCACCGGTTACCAGGTCGGCCAGCGCGTCTCGGCCGAAGGCCACATCGTCTGCGGCCATTGCCGCAACTGCCGTGGCGGCCGCCCACACCTGTGCCCCAATACGGTGGGTATCGGTGTCAACGTCAACGGCGCCTTTGCCGAATACATGGTGATGCCAGCGTCCAACCTGTGGCCGATCCCGGACCAGATCCCCTCCGAGCTAGCCGCGTTCTTCGATCCCTACGGCAATGCGGCCCATTGCGCGCTGGAGTTCGATGTCATCGGCGAAGACGTGCTGATCACCGGCGCCGGCCCGATCGGCATCATTGCCGCCGGCATCTGCAAGCACATCGGTGCGCGCAATGTGGTGGTCACCGACGTCAACGACTTCCGCCTCAAGCTGGCGGCCGACATGGGTGCGACGCGCGTGGTCAACGTGTCCAACACCTCATTGAAGGAGGTAATGAAGGACCTGCATATGGAAGGATTCGACGTGGGCCTGGAAATGAGCGGCAACCCGCGCGCGTTCAACGACATGCTCGATTGCATGTACCACGGCGGCAAGATCGCCATGCTCGGCATCATGCCGCGCGGTGCCGGCTGCGACTGGGACAAGATCATCTTCAAGGGCCTCACCGTGCAAGGCATCTACGGCCGCAAGATGTACGAGACCTGGTACAAGATGACCCAGCTGGTGCTGTCGGGTTTCCCGCTGCAGAAAGTGCTCACGCATCAACTGCCGATCGACGACTTCCAGAAAGGCTTCGACCTAATGGAAGAAGGCAAGGCCGGCAAGGTCGTGTTGAGCTGGAACTGA